The candidate division WOR-3 bacterium DNA segment CTCAAATGCGCGTGGCTTCACCGGAATTATCTTGTCCAGTTTGAACACATAAAAGCCATAAGGTCCTCGCATCGGCACATCCATAACAGCGCCCGGTTTTGCCTCTGCCGCCCATTCAATCAGTTGCCCGGAATTGTAAATCTGCACCCCCCAACTCAACCTCTTTTTGCCCAGAACCCTTGCCGGTGTTGGTGCCACCATCAGATTCATCCTTGTTGCCACCGATTCAAAATCGGCGCTACCTGCCTGGTCAATAAACTCCCGCACCTGGTCAAGCAGCGCAATCTCCCTGGTATCATCGGGCTTGATGCGGGTGCGAATCCGCCTGACCCAGAAGGTGTCATTGCGGATACTGTCAAGCATAATTATCTGCCAGCCGTTACCGGTGGCAAGCGGTTTGGTGAACTGACCTGGCTTGAGCCGGCGCACAACCGATTCGGTTGCGGGAAAGAATTGACCGAGAGTAAAGGGAACAGCAACGGTGTCGGGCTCATAATCACCAATCATCAGCCCTGCCATCTCAAAACTGTCTCTCAGGCTGGTGGGGTCAGCCGCAACGATTCGGCGATAGGCATCCTCAATCCGTTCCCTTGCCGCCTGTGAATCCTGGGAGGTGATGGTGAGCGGAAAATAGACAAACTTGAGCTCCCTGATTTCCTCCTTGGGCTGAAACTCCTTGAAGTGCTGGCGATAATAGGCGCGCATCTCGGCTTCAGTCGGCTCAATCTTTCTCTCCTCCTCACTTAGCGATGCCGGCCCAAAGTAGAGGGCGGTGACCGTGGCAACCGTATTTATCTGCGCCAGCATATCGTTTACCTCATTCTGGGAAAACAGCATCGCCCCGGCAACATACATCTGCAGTTTCTGGAAGCGCAACTGCTCATAAATATCCCGGGCATACTGGGAGAAAAAAGGGCGATTCTCGGGGTTGCGAATCATCTCATAATATTTGGATGTATCAAACTTGCCTTCGGTTATCAGGTTGGGGTTGTTTTTCAGTTGCTCAGGTGGCATATGGAGCACAATCCATTCCAGTTCACCATCGGTGATATCAATCCTCGTCTCCTTGAGAATCTTGTTCCAGGTCAACTCGGTCTGGAGGTATTCCCAGGCAAGGTTGTCAATCTTACTCTCATCCTCGTTGGTGAAGTCACGATAGAGGCTGTCACGCCGGTAGCGTTGGGCAATGAACTCCCGAATCTGACGATATTCATCCACGCTGATACGGTGCTCCCCAATCTGACCGACAACACCTGGTGGCGCTCGCCGCGGACCTGCCCTCTCCCGCGAACGCACAAGGGTCCACACCTCGCTCAAGAGGAAGCCAGCAATAAATGCCGCGGCAACAATGAACATTACAACTTTCACACGCTTGCGCAATGTACTGAGCATAAATATATCATACCAACAATTATACTCAAGGTCAATATAAACTTTGTCCCCAATTCCCGGGTTAAATTGTTGTTTCTTGACTATTCAGAGCAAACTGGCTAATCTTAATTTATTAACAATCTTTAATCTGAGCGAGAAGGTAAAAGTTCAATAAAAAGGAGAAATTATATGATGAAGAAAAAGCAGAAAAAAATGGCTAAAAAGGTAGCAAAAAGGAAAAGCGTCAAAAAGACGCCGAAGCGGGCGGCGCCGAAAAGAAGAAAAACCACGATTAAGGCGCCAACGCTATTGGATAAAAAAAGGGCGGACCTGGCTGGTCCAGGTGTAGGAACCTATGAAGAGGTGGAAAGGGTTCTACCCAAAGACTACCAGCCGATACTGAACAATATGGAGACGATGAAGGCGCTTTATGCGGTTAAGCGCTATATTGAGGATGGTCTCGCACGGGAGTTGAATCTGCAGATGGTCCAGGTGCCTCTGATTGTTGAGCGGGAAAGCGGTATGAACGACAACCTCGACCGCGACGGGTCAAGGACCCCGGTTGAATTTCCCTGCGGACTGGGAATTTCACCACGCATCAACGCCCAGATTGTTCAAGCCGCAACAAAATGGAAGCGGTGGGCACTCAAACAGTTTGGCTGTAAGGTGGGTGAGGGTATCAATACCGATATGCGGGCGGTCCGCAAGGACTACTTCCTTGACCACGACCATTCCGCCTATGTTGACCAGTGGGACTGGGAGCTGGTGATAAGACCTGAAGACCGTAACCTTGATTTTTTAAAGTCGGTCGTAAAGAAAATCTGGAAGGTTATCACCGGTGCCGAGGAGTATGTGCAGGAACTTTATCCCCAGCTCAAAGACCCCCGCTATCCCAATCTGCCTAAGGAACTCCATTTCATCCATGCCGAGGAGATCTTAGAGATGTACCCCGACCTCCCCCGCAAGCAGCGGGAAACAAGACTGCTCCAAGAGGTGGCGCCTGCGGTCTTCATCATCGGCATCGGCTACCCGCTTAAGGACGGTCTCCCCCATGAGATGCGGGCAGCAGACTATGACGACTGGATCACCGACACCTCCCACTGGACCGGAAAAGAGACCCACGGCTTGAACGGCGATATCTTGGTCTGGAACCACCTTACCAAGCGCCGGCACGAACTGTCCTCAATGGGTATCCGGGTGACCAAGGAGACCCTGAAACTACAACTGGAGATGGCAGGTCAACTCGACCGGCTATCGCTTCCTTATCACCGGATGATTATGAATGACGAACTTCCGCTCTCAATTGGCGGTGGCATCGGACAGGGAAGGACATATATGCTTTTGTTGCGCAAGGCACATCTCGGCGAGGTAACGGTAACGGTTTGGCCCAAACAGCTCCACGAAATCTGCGAGAAGCACAACATCTTCGTTCTTAAGTAATAGGAATAAACAGGGAATTAATGGTGAGGGTCACGGGAGGTCCAGTTACAAGGCAATTATGTTGACCGAGCCGATTTTGGCGTACCGGACCTCCGTGCCCTCCAGATATTAGACTACCACAAAAACCAAAAGAGTTCAAGTATTTTCTTTTAGCAAAATTTATTATGCTAATAGCATTTAAGCCCTTAATTTTGAAGTACTTATCATTAAAACCCTTTTTAAATGGGGGATACCTCCCTCCACCATCCCGGGAGGGGCTGGCTTATTTAAGGGATAAAAACAGCCCTTTTCCACCACCGGCAATTGCCGGCTTTTAGTTCAATATTATAGACACCAGCGGTCAAAGGAGAAAAACTAAGGGTGTGCAAGCCTGATTCAAGCCAGCCGGAAAACAGGCTTTTTACCATCCTGCCTGAGGCATCAAACACCATAACTTCAACCGCTCCAGGCTCATTTACCGTAAATGAGATACGGCACTCACCCCTTCCCAATGTGGGAGCAAGCTCAAATCGCTCCTGAAGGTTGGTTTTGCTAATCCGGTCGATACCAACCCCGTTACAGGTGTGGACAGGCATCGACTCAACCGCGTAGTTGCCAAAAACATCACTCGCGCGCACAATCACCCAGTATTCACCGTCACCAACCAGACCGGTCGCCCATTTACCCAATGAGTCTGTTGCCTCAATGATTGAATCGCCATCGGTGTTGGTCAAAATAAAGTAATACTCTCTGCGGGAGTAGTCTCCGCGGGAGTTGCAGGTGTTGTCATCCTTATAAACCACATTGACCAGACTGCCAATGAGAATATTTGAGAATTGAACCGAAACTGTCCAAGGAACAACAATCAGTCCATCACTCCGCCGAATCATATATTCAAGTTGATAAGGTGCGAGCCGGTCCCAGATGGTGCTACCGGTGGTAAAGCCGGTTTTGTCGTACACCCGGGCGATGATGTCAACATCGCCAACAAGGGAGTCGGGATGGAGATAGCGGTTGTTCTGGTTGTTTCGGCAGAAGGCAAAGCGCCAGTTTAAGCGCGCGTTTTCAAAGACCGGTGGAACGGTGTCGGTATTTGGTTCAAGAAGGCAAAGCGGGTTCTGGATAAACCACCAGGTTGGGTTGGGAAACCGTTGCCAGGTGGCGCCGGTGTCAGAGATGCGGGCGAAATGGAGATGGTCAAACGATGAGTCAACAGGCCAGGGAACCAGATAGCCGATGGTATCACCCTCCCAAACCTCATCACCGATGCTTTTGTGCGGCAGACCGGTGTCAATATGGGCGTAGAGCCAGCCCTCTGCCCTGCCGGTGAAAGTCAAAGGCGAATCGCAGACCGCGATGCGGTAATGGAGACCCGCCTGAATTGTGCCCCATGCCTTCACCCAGCCATGACTAACCGAGAGAACCGGCACATTGGAGGTGTCCGGTGTAATGATGTCAATACCGTTATGAAAATATGCAC contains these protein-coding regions:
- a CDS encoding peptidylprolyl isomerase, coding for MLSTLRKRVKVVMFIVAAAFIAGFLLSEVWTLVRSRERAGPRRAPPGVVGQIGEHRISVDEYRQIREFIAQRYRRDSLYRDFTNEDESKIDNLAWEYLQTELTWNKILKETRIDITDGELEWIVLHMPPEQLKNNPNLITEGKFDTSKYYEMIRNPENRPFFSQYARDIYEQLRFQKLQMYVAGAMLFSQNEVNDMLAQINTVATVTALYFGPASLSEEERKIEPTEAEMRAYYRQHFKEFQPKEEIRELKFVYFPLTITSQDSQAARERIEDAYRRIVAADPTSLRDSFEMAGLMIGDYEPDTVAVPFTLGQFFPATESVVRRLKPGQFTKPLATGNGWQIIMLDSIRNDTFWVRRIRTRIKPDDTREIALLDQVREFIDQAGSADFESVATRMNLMVAPTPARVLGKKRLSWGVQIYNSGQLIEWAAEAKPGAVMDVPMRGPYGFYVFKLDKIIPVKPRAFEEVKDAISWRYRQERERKLWEEKAQAAMQAIRSGKTIEQVAAENPGVELIHEEVNGLHDYGLRGRRGAEFVGAALALEPGQTTGPIETNWGAYIIRCDNKRPSEPPVLTAEKYIDQKQQNVFRDLWEKVTEQPEIRDWRLSRGY
- a CDS encoding aspartate--ammonia ligase, with the translated sequence MMKKKQKKMAKKVAKRKSVKKTPKRAAPKRRKTTIKAPTLLDKKRADLAGPGVGTYEEVERVLPKDYQPILNNMETMKALYAVKRYIEDGLARELNLQMVQVPLIVERESGMNDNLDRDGSRTPVEFPCGLGISPRINAQIVQAATKWKRWALKQFGCKVGEGINTDMRAVRKDYFLDHDHSAYVDQWDWELVIRPEDRNLDFLKSVVKKIWKVITGAEEYVQELYPQLKDPRYPNLPKELHFIHAEEILEMYPDLPRKQRETRLLQEVAPAVFIIGIGYPLKDGLPHEMRAADYDDWITDTSHWTGKETHGLNGDILVWNHLTKRRHELSSMGIRVTKETLKLQLEMAGQLDRLSLPYHRMIMNDELPLSIGGGIGQGRTYMLLLRKAHLGEVTVTVWPKQLHEICEKHNIFVLK